From the genome of Solanum stenotomum isolate F172 chromosome 5, ASM1918654v1, whole genome shotgun sequence:
cattgataattattgtgctttatattattttttatatagtttttaaatatataaattttgtttcaaaagcTATTATTTCTGCATTCACGGTCTaagtttaaaaatttgaatcttgaaaCTTTAAGCGTgctacataaattgaaaaaggaaaaataataaatttaactcAAACCTTAGTTTGGATATATAGATATTTTCCTCTAAGTAGGTTATGCGGAggtttgaaaataataattcgtAAGGGGTTAATTTTTTCGTAGTTTCATAATTGAATTTGGAGATTTGATACttttaattagaattttcacacattttctattagaataaaagaaatttaatatacatacattgaaataaaaaagtagCATAATCGATAGGTTGAAAAGTAActttaaatttaagtaaaaattaatatatatatattttttgaatatgtGCATGTGTTCAATAAAATTTTGACCCATTCATTATAAAACTATTATTTCAATTGATATAACTTATTGTGTATTTTTGAAAGCAAATCAAATTAGAGAATTTTTTTCAGACGTTGTATTTAGtggaaaaaaatttattgacGGTGTTGATAGTAAAGTCGTTAGGTAGAACAAGATGGATATAAATCCATACCAAAAACTTTTGTTCGTTGCCTTCAAAAAATTTGCACACCCTTCATAAAAAAGTCTAGCTCCGTCACTGAATTTGACAGGGTAGTGTTAgtgaaaaataagtaaaaaaagatTATGGTATAGTGATGAGATTACTCTATTCTTAAGCAGAGATCTCAAATTTGAGATTTCGATATGAAAAAGATTATGTTGAAAGCAACATTTTCGAATGGACATTGCAATGCGTGCCTCAAATTTTACGAACAACTTATTCAAATTTGATGTTTTAACCTATTTCTTTTGTCTCATGTCAATTGTTATATATTTGACTTCTTAAAAGTCAAATTATGTGAACTTTAATCAACATTTTAAAACATTctatatattttcatcaaattaatAACATGGTAAAAATTGTAATCCATGTGCATTTTAcctatgaattatgattttgcCATGTGGTTTGTCTTAAGCTGTCGTTTCATTGATAGTTAGAGTTATGCAAGTTAtaataattcataatattaaaattagttatatataaattaatcatgtaGCATAAAAATTacacttccttttttttttttttataaaaaaaacacacTTTCCATGCCTACAAAcatatccttaattattcttCGTATTATTGGGCAACAACGTCCTTCTTAtcctttcatatatatatatatatatatatatatataattttgtttttttcgtTGATTACCTAAAATTCAAGGAATTCTCTATAATTAGAATAATTTGGTAGATTTGGTCGATTGATTCATCttagattaaaaatatttctataaagttttttcatgttatttttatGTTCTCTTTACTCGAATCCAGAACCTCTTGATTAAGGATGaaagagtacttaccactctaTCGCCACTTCTCTGATTATTGGTGTGTTTAATTAGGTTAACAATATTAAGTTAGGTTTTGTTTGGAGGGTAGCACCTTATGCTGTTTAGGTGGTACCCCACTACATAATAATACACAATTTAATGTGCcctgattaattaattaaggactATTCATATTGCATGTGTGACTGTCCCAAAAGTAGTACTTTGTGATGCTGTTTCtatcaaaacacaatatttgGATTGACATGTGTGTGaattattaactaattaaattgaccaaataaatagaaatattttttcaagtctatcatattattaaaaaaatggtaATCATATAGAAGTCAAATATTAGAAAGTATTTTTAAGCCTTAAGTTTGGAAATAACGTCCATGCATGGTAATTTCTTCATGGAAAACTATACAACTATATGATGTCAAAATTTTAGTTATTCCATTTTTGGTATGATTTATTCTTATTGTAGTTTTCTTAAACTGAAAGAAAGTCGTGTATAAATCGTATATGAAGGAGGAGTAAAATCGTATCTGAAAGTGATTTTTTTCAGTCGATCATAGATTCTCAATCATATTGTTTGACTTCCACTCTACGTGATCGATTTCGAATTTTCAGACACATCACATCAATTCTACTTGGATCTTGACTTTCTATATATACAAATTACGTTATCATGTTTTTCATATTGTTCCTACTTGATCCAATTTTGTTAATGGATTAATTGATGAACCTAACACGATaagatatattatatatcttAAACATAAGTGTGAAAAACATGTTTATGTTTTGGTGGGATCAGGCAGGTTAATCAACTCAAAAAGTAGGTATGTTAAttaatcaactcaaaaaataaagaatatatgTTGAAAAAAGCATTGAACTTCAATTTCTGaacattataataaattatgaaaatacaCATTATTTATGCTGCATATATAGCGCGCTTAATTTACAAAGAACTTATATCTATTGAAGCAAAAGTtcagtttcaaaaaataaaacaactctATAAATGTTCCATAATTTAAGTCGAGAGGGCATAatgtatttcaaaaaaaaaaaaaaacacaaaaacccaCGTACATTTCTACCATCTCATGTCGGATCGCgtaaaaaacatatttctcgAAAAGTATAATTCCAATTTTTGAACACTACAGCAAACTCTGAAAATTAATACTTTCTTTGTCCcaattttatgtgacacttttcgttTTTTGAGAGTccaataatttaagtttgaccggaAATTTGCGCGTGGAATcttcattatttttgaaatgaaatttatatatttgtaaactacgtaaaaagtattataagtcttaataattaaaagatatatgaataAATTACAGTccaagatagacttgtttgaatctcgaaatccgaaaagtgtcacataaattggaacggAAGGAGTACTATTTTGTTGGGTCTATGTTAAACTTCTTGGCTAATTGGGCCTATGATGTTTGGAGATCCAATAAGACAATGGTTGGACTCACTTCAGTGTGGGCCTATATCTTGAATTGAGAATGGGCTGTTTTTGGAGATCCAATAAGACTAAGTTGGCTAAGAGAATAAATATGGAATATCACTTGTTGTCAATTGTGGTTTAGTGGTTTGGTGCTACTAAGCTAGCGTTATCGTAGATTTTAGatcagattttgaaaatttacattTACTTATCTATATGATCATGTGAAGATTGgaactttaaatattttcaagttttaaaatGACTTAGTTTTTGAGACTCTCACtcataaaacttcaaaaaaaatccAAGTAATATATAATTAGGATAAATTACCTATATACACATCTTTATTTTCCATAATTTCCATTATTCCctaccatttcaaaatattttcaaaatcccttattttttcctaattctCAAGTCAGCCGGATACATAAGTGTCCAACTTTACCCAcgtttctcttccttttttcacTCCTTTAATCTCTCCCTAATTTTACTCCACAATCTTATCAGTTACAATTTCAACTCAATTTGAATGGTAAAAGAATTCTCTCTCTCTagtcaaccaaattcaaatcaaTTAATTGGTAAATTTTCGTCTTCTTTGTTGTTGTCTTCTCCACTGTcatcttcttcttaaaaaaaaaatcattcttatTTTCTGATATGGATCACATTCCTTGAAAAAAGGGTAGAAAAATTTCGTCTACAATTTCTCGACCTACTCTATCCAAGGTAatgatttttgatttatttctaCGATTTTTTTGATGTTCAATCTTGCATCTAGTTGTTGATTCAAATGCACGATACATTGCTGGAAAAATGATAGAAAAGTTTCATCTACAATTTCTTGACTCACTCTACCCAAGGTAACGATTTTTAATCTATTTCTCGctatttttttatgttcaatCTTGCATCTAGTAGTTGATTCAAATGCATGAAACATTGCTGAAAaagtaaatttattatattgcatgtatcatattcatatttaagGTATTGATACATAATACTAATGTTGTTGAATCAAGTTCTTTAATGTATCTTCCATCTTATTTAAAtgttagttttataaaattttgttttaaagtaTATGTTCAATTcatttttataatgtatcttcTACATTTTGTAGGGATTTTGGATTGTTTGCAGTTGCGTTTGCTGAATTTCTTAACGATGAAATTTCAATTCCATCTAATGATTTCTGATTCGATTATCTCCGCTCAAGATATGCAGCTTTGCTATGAAAATACGGCAGTGAAAAGGCTGAAGCATCAGAGCCTAGGGGTCATTTCATACTACTAGACTATAAGGATTTAGTTAATATGGAATAGTTATAGTGTAACaatggaatatatatatatatatatatatatatatatatatatatatatatatatatataNATATACAAGtctctctatatataataacaGAAGTgaagaaattatgaaattaCATAACCACACAAAAATATGGATAAATATAGTAAGTTTTTCCTCTCCACTGgttttatttattgaaataaaGTTCTAACTATGACGATTTTCATAGGCAGAGAAATTTTTCGATATCTATATAAAGTTGCTCATATATATTAAAGTTAAcacgatttttttttactttacacATTTTTTAGAGCAATTTTCCTTTGTTCCCCCCACTATAGCCAATATCCTCATTTCTGAGATATTTAGAAAGTAAAATTTGATAATATTCAAAAGATTGTTTATCAATGCTTTTTCAATATCACTTTTGCATTATTGGGAGGGAAGTAATTTGAGATTTTTGGTAGTTTTCTATATTCATTTGctttcttgaatttttaaatgCTGGAAGTtcgtataaatattttttttgggatcTTTAGATCATGATTTCACAAATAAACGTAATATCTTTTAGATTgcttatttgatttgatttttcttataaatttatttttaagaatgatTATTTAgttaacatttaatttttttataatcgcataaacaaattaattagttaaaaaaatacatgatgAATTAACCTAGATATCCGTTCatttaattattagtatttaaattagaaataattaatcaaCATGTAATATTTacaatgtttaaaaaaataaagaagacattTGAATTTTGCGTTGTTAAACTAAAATTATGTTGAATGTATTAAGATATTCTTTGACCTTAATGATCTTACAAACATGTCATATTATGAAGGACATAATCACCTAATAGGAGATTATGGGTGCCGAGAATTAGGGCAAAGGAACAGTTAGTAATTGAGAGTTTATCTCGCTTATCTTTCATACTAATAGTCGTAACATTCCTTTGAAAGTTTCATATTACATTTGTCTTGACTTTGTTCACTTGTGTTTGTTTTCTTTCTCCAAATTACTTTATGGTGATACTTTTACTTAAACCATCAAAGCTTGTTACATATTATTCTCTCTAGATTTCACTTGCGAAATTATATCAAATATCTCGTCGTTAACATATAACATAGTATGTCGGGCTCGTTTGATACGAACGATAAGATAAGAAATAagtaatttcaaaattaatcttAGAAAAAATTTATTCCAtactataattgaaataaaattacgAAATAATTTATTCTGATactaattattttgagattataattaaaaagtaGAATAACAATTCTGAAATAACTATTCTCCGATTTAACAAGGGTTCAAAAGGAACAAAGGTCCCACACTCCCATTGAAATTTCCGTCTTTgtttaatactccctctgtcccattttatgtggcaacatatcctttttggtcagttccaaaaagaatgtcatatttccttatatggaaagtatttaaaggtacaattccttttttattcttgttggtcccacttaatcttaaaataatactccaatacatttatgaggagagagaaattgagtctactttttaaaagggcaatttggtaaacatttcaaagtcttcatttatttcttaaactccgtgcccggtcaaatgttgccacataaaatgggacggagggagtatataatctgatttcttcttcttcttcttctcacaACTTCCCCTGTTTTTTTCTTCTACTCCACTTGTTAACAGGGAAAATTAACTCCATGAATGCTACAAAGCTCATTTTGAGCGCAGCAGTACTTGCAATAATCACTGTCCTATTGACTTTAAGCTCCAAAAATGTTTACAGTCCACCTTCAATACCAGGATCCAAAGATCTCTTATCGAAATCTGAAGTAATACATCTGAAAGGAGCAGTTGGGCCGGAGAGTGTTGCGTTTGACCCGAACGGAGAAGGTCCATATACCGGCGTTGCTGATGGCCGGATTCTTAAGTGGAATGGAGATTCTGACGGTTGGGTTGATTTTGCTGTCACTTCGTCTCAAAGGTAAAGCAAAAATCCCCAATttcttttgctaatttttggtaatttttgttttatagtattttttttaattctcaaGCCTTAATTAGTCTTGTTAGATATGCTTGTTACGGAGTTGATTTCTCATATGGTCAGTCGAGTACTTGAGTAATAGTTACTATTAGAAGTATCTCGAAAGTCACTGTCTTTGTTGGAGAAAAATggaattaagaaagaaagatggctttttgagttgagttattatGTGAGATATTAAAAAATCCCTTATTAGAGACGAATTCAGGATTTAAAGTCTATGTGCTTAACTTTTGAAATTATGGgttcatatatactattttgTGTGATTTTAATGAACTTTTAAGCATACATTTATGCTATGCGTCGAAAGTATTGAGTTCAGATAAACGATGGTTTATGTCTGCTTCTACCCTCTAAATTGTATTGTTATCGTGGATTGAAGGAAAAACTAACCATAGGAATTTGGTGTGAAAAATTGTATGTATAGGATAAGAAAAGTATGATAGAACTGTTAGAAATGTTGCATGAGTGagtttgtaaattttttttgtttcatttttctgATAACCAAGAAATTGTCGAGGGCTAACTGGTAGACGGTTTGAATCTCGGAATTATCATTAAACTGTTAATTTTTgctttgattattgattattgtTAACGGTGATAATCGTAATCGTATAGTATCTTTTAAAATGATAATGGTGGTATACAGGCCAGTTTAAAAGTATGTCGGGTAATTCTAGGTCTTGTGAGGTAACTTTCCTTCTTAAGCTCTGGACTTACTTTTCTTATGATTAATGGAAGTGTCCATTTAATCTTTTTCCTTGGGttgagggtctatcagaaacaacttctctacctcTGAAGTAGGGgaaaggtctgcgtacactctatccTCTCTAGACGCCACTTTGTAGGACtatattgggtatgttgttgttgtgttaatGGAAGTGTCAATTGTGAccaaagttcaaaattttagaCATATTTATATGAGTTATGTGCCTCCGGTTGTGGAATCTATATATTCCGGAGGTTGAAGAATCCTACTTTACTCAATTTATCTTTCTATAGTGACACATTTTTTCATAGATGGAGTCAATTGTAAAATTGTTTATTAAATCTCAAGACATAGAAAACAAAGATTTTGGAAAAATCCATATACTTTATAAAGACCATCAAGTGGTGTGGTGGGATGGATAAGATCCTTCTATTCTTACCTAAAGGTCTTGGGTTCGAGTCCTGTAAATAGAGAAACCTTTAGTAGGGAGCGTTCCCCACTTTCATTGGCCATACTTAGCTAATCTGGATTATTCGAGCTAGTGGGTTCCGGTAAACCTTTAGTAAGTTCCAAAATGTTAAGTTGCGATGTCATGTTCCCTCTATTGCACCACCTTTACGTTCAAGTTCAAAAATAAATCTTTAGTAACTTGTCTTATAACTAGAATATGTAAGTCATCTTCTTATTTGTCTAGTTCATATCTTCTGTCACATGAGGATTCATACTGTACGTAATTACAGTATGTCATCCTTTTAGTTTATGGCTAGTTCGCCGTTGTTCATGTGGtgtttattttttcagattccTACTATAAACAATCCTTAATACGAGTATTGTCAAAGACGAACACAAATAGCCTTGTCTCAGCAGGGAAACACTTGCAATTTAATGTTTTTTGTTAGTGTGTTTGATAAGTATGACTATATCCTTTTCCTCATTACCCCGAGAAACCGTTGAGATGAACTAATTTTTGgcttctctttatatttttctgtGTAcacctttttcaaaattatctaATGGAACTTGACTTGATATCATCAAGGAAGGAATGTGTGCACCCTTTTGCTCCCCAAATGGAGCACGTATGCGGAAGACCGCTGGGCTTACGATTTGATACAAGAACCGGAGACCTCTACATTGCTGATGCCTACTTAGGACTTCACGTTGTGGGTCCATCTGGTGGATTAGCTACCCCACTCGTCACAGAAGTTGAAGGCCAGCCTCTGCGCTTCACAAATGACCTTGACATTGATGAGCAAGAAGATGTAATTTATTTCACAGATACCAGCACACAATTCCAGAGGAGGTAATTTATTGCCAGTGgactatattttaatttgaatctGTTCATGTGAAGCTAAATTGGGTATGATAGCCGATAGGTTGGTATAATGTAGATTGCGTATAGGGTTGTCATTGATAAACATTAAGCAAAACAGAGAAGTCAGTTTCATTATTAGCTTATAATTAGTTATATGCCACTTTGTAACATATAGATACTCGTGCAGAAACTGATTCCGATTTCTCATCTTATATCTAGGCAATTTATTGCATCTGTTGTAAGTGGAGACAAGACTGGCCGGCTGATGAAATACGACAAATCAACCAAGGCAGTGACAGTCTTACTACGAGGCCTTGCTTTTGCCAACGGTGTAGCCTTGAGCAAAGACAAGTCGTTTGTACTAGTGGCTGAAACTGCTACCTGTAGAGTAGTAAGGCATTGGCTTAAAGGCCCTCATGCAGGAAAACACGATACATTTGCTGATCTACCAGGATATCCAGACAACATCAGAAGAAACTCGAGAGGGGAGTTTTGGGTTGGTTTGCACTCCAAAAGATCGCTGCTTGCAAAATTAGTCACATCCAATTCATGGCTCGGAAAGACAATACTAAAACTTCCATTCACCTTCCAGCAACTGCATTTCTTGTTAGTTGGGGGACAGCCTCATGCAACTGCAATTAAGCTAAGCGAGGACGGGCAAGTTTTGGAAGTTTTAGAAGACCTCGAGAGCAAGACGTTGAAGTTTATAAGCGAGGTTGAGGAGAAGAATGGCAAGCTGTGGATTGGTTCTGTACTGGTGCCTTTTATTGGAGTTCATGAATTGTCTTAAAAGTTGCAGCATCCTAAATAGGTTAACTCCCAACTTTCTGATGAAAAGTTTTTAACATGAGCCAAGAGTTTATCGGAAACAATGTCTCTgccttcacaaggtagggtaATGTTGTGCAAACCCCACCCTCGTCAAACCCTACTTGTCGGATTACACTgaatttgttattgttgtttctGGTGATAAAACTTTCTTAGGTGAACTATTTGTGAATTTCTCAGTTTCTTCTGTAGTCGCCTGACTAAGTTTAAACTTTGAATTAGAGTTATTTAATATACCTGTGTTCTTAGTTATCTCGGGATTATAGCCCTGAGATTATAATTTTCGAACTAATTTATTCTATCTACTATCAACCAAACGCAATATAAATATAACTCAATCATGAGAAGTATTCGATTTCATCGACTTAATGCACATACTAGTTGTTGATCACATGCTGCTGACCAAAAGTAAGGGGGCTTGGAACACGTTACCATAtcttctaataataataattaaattatgacCATATAATATATATCCACATTCTTGGGAACACAAATATTAGAAGCTTCCTCAAAAAAATATCCAAGTTCAACCTTAGCAGATGGTATAatatagtaattaatttttatctcGTTAATGTTAATATGTAGTGGAGTGTTGTCTTTCTTTCGAAGAAATCAAACTTGTTGGTGTTTGTCGTTGAGTTCTATTCTTATTAGTTTTTAGTTATTGATAATTATCTTTATCTGTTTATTATGTTTTGGCTATTATACTATTCTGttgtttgtattttatttttttaagccTTGCACTACTATTAGTTGTTATGTTTTGTTactgttttcttcttctttttaccAGATGGTCTATCagaaataattctttttactttcataaaattataataaaatctatGTACACTCTATCCTCTTCAGACTCCACGTATAAATTTTTACTTGACTATGCTATTGCTATGCTCCTCTACTTGTATTTTGTGTAATTTGGATACATTATTTGAAGCAAATCCAAAGTGAAGGaagattcttctttttttcttttttaataaatttaacaaagttaaaagaaaaaaaagtgtttataagtttttcctttccttttcctcaCATGCTTAACATAAGATGCTATAAAGTATAAACTTTAACAACCTTTTGAGaattattagattaattttgagtaactaattaattaattacatagaaatttcaaaagttactttttactgtttaaaaatacttattagTTATGTTAGTCTATTCAATTTTAGAATAAAAACTTATTCAAACCTAACACATGCAACAAGCTATCACTAATTAACCACCTCCACCTACAAATTTAGTGAGAGACAACTTTTATTGTGAAATATTATAACTTCTATCGTTAAATagtaaatttttattatgaaaCGTTATAATTTTTGTCGTTAAATAACAAAACCATCCATATAGCAATGTACTATTAAAAGTTTATGTtagttatatttaatatatcaatttctattttgttttaataGTTGTGTTAACTAATTATCATGGTTAAGTGATACACTTGAGGTGAGAATAACTCTAATGTTATTCAAAGTCAAATGAACCAATTATTGAAGACAAGTTTTACTTAAtaataacttatttatttttgaatttatcactaaacaaatcatataataatatcatGTGACCTCGAAGTTCTTAATTAGTATTCTTTATTAaagccaaaatttaaaaaaaaaatgaaagctcACATGATTTTAATGGAGGAAAGTCTATCTAAACTTTGGATAAGAAGGGTGATATTACTTGCGAAGAGAAGTCAATGTTATAGAATTATTCCCGAATGTGGCTGCTCTTTTTTTAATCAGGTTTCGAATTTGAGTctagatattaaaaaaatattagtaaggAGCATCCCTTCCATCCCACCTCTCGATGGTGCCTTACGTGGAGTAATTCTAATTGGTCGGACTTAAATGTGAATATTCGATACCGGATGAAAAATAGACATGCACCTGGATGGATGTGGTACTAACGTATGAACTTGGTTACTGATTTGACTGATTTTGCAAATATATTAGTGATTGTGCGGACCGTATTTCTAATTacactaaaaataattgtttaagatataaaaatattttaaaaactcaTTAAGCTGTGTTTTCTAAgttcaaaaattataaagttaaaATTCAAACTTTTGCTTTTAAATATTAAACTCTCTTACTAAAAAGAAATTGTCAACATTATCAATATCCATCAAGCCTAGTTGCTATGGCTACCAATACATTAGCGTTCGATAAGCAGAGGCGTATGCAGgagggggtcaccgggttcacgtgaacccatgttCCCCtcctgaaatcatatatagtagtattatatatttatttatttattaaatatatatgtgtgaACCCACAATCGAAATATCATATAATGGaatgatgattgggtgcacctctcgtgagattataaatttgaattttatatctatcttgtactatttttctttttaaaattaggtAACACCTCTCTAAGTGGTTATTGGTAGCATTTTTTgtgttataattaattaatcatttcaattttggacctatatatttaaaattctaacTGTTTTCAACGATACGAAACTAAGTGTCAAACCAATTAGATTCACCTTTTCACAATAGTGCACTATGCACCCATCATTCtgaaatcctggatacgcctctgtcGATAAGTGAATTATTACAAACGATATTACACATAGTTTTTCTTGCCCTTTTTGTCACTGAATAGTCATTTAACGATCTTAACGAATCGAATGATGATTAGCATTttgattttcttacttttttttgtggctaaactttaaagaaataaaatttgggGGCCCTATTTTGCTTGTCAAGTTAATCAATCAAATGTCCAAATCATCTATAGCCATAATTTCAAAGACATAAGGGTCCCAATTTACAATTTGTGTGCtttgaatttgttgattttaatttgaaacTAAAGTCTTTTTGTTACATATATATGGTGGGACTTGAAATTGCCTATTCCACAACATATTTGGAATGGATCTTAGCCATAAAAGAATTGTGGGTCTTcattgaatttaaaatatatgactTTTGTCAAGTTAGTTTTGTGGTGTTGTTTCAATCTTTGCCTTCTCCTTTTTGTCATTTATCTTTGAGATTATCCTTGAAATaacttatataaattatttactaaaattaattatatatattttgtatcaataaagtTATTCAAGTTATTATATACACCAAAAATAATCTTTAGCGAGAATTaactaatgaaaaatatttttaaagc
Proteins encoded in this window:
- the LOC125866091 gene encoding protein STRICTOSIDINE SYNTHASE-LIKE 10-like is translated as MNATKLILSAAVLAIITVLLTLSSKNVYSPPSIPGSKDLLSKSEVIHLKGAVGPESVAFDPNGEGPYTGVADGRILKWNGDSDGWVDFAVTSSQRKECVHPFAPQMEHVCGRPLGLRFDTRTGDLYIADAYLGLHVVGPSGGLATPLVTEVEGQPLRFTNDLDIDEQEDVIYFTDTSTQFQRRQFIASVVSGDKTGRLMKYDKSTKAVTVLLRGLAFANGVALSKDKSFVLVAETATCRVVRHWLKGPHAGKHDTFADLPGYPDNIRRNSRGEFWVGLHSKRSLLAKLVTSNSWLGKTILKLPFTFQQLHFLLVGGQPHATAIKLSEDGQVLEVLEDLESKTLKFISEVEEKNGKLWIGSVLVPFIGVHELS